A genome region from Choloepus didactylus isolate mChoDid1 chromosome 12, mChoDid1.pri, whole genome shotgun sequence includes the following:
- the ZIC2 gene encoding zinc finger protein ZIC 2, producing the protein MLLDAGPQFPAIGVGSFARHHHHSAAAAAAAAAEMQDRELSLAAAQNGFVDSAAAHMGAFKLNPGAHELSPGQSSAFTSQGPGAYPSSAAAAAAAAALGPHAAHVGSYSGPPFNSTRDFLFRSRGFGDSAPGGGQHGLFGPGAGGLHHAHSDAQGHLLFPGLPEQHGPHSSQNVLNGQMRLGLPGEVFGRSEQYRQVASPRTDPYSAAQLHNQYGPMNMNMGMNMAAAAAHHHHHHHHPGAFFRYMRQQCIKQELICKWIDPEQLSNPKKSCNKTFSTMHELVTHVSVEHVGGPEQSNHVCFWEECPREGKPFKAKYKLVNHIRVHTGEKPFPCPFPGCGKVFARSENLKIHKRTHTGEKPFQCEFEGCDRRFANSSDRKKHMHVHTSDKPYLCKMCDKSYTHPSSLRKHMKVHESSPQGSESSPAASSGYESSTPPGLVSPSAEPQSSSNLSPAAAAAAAAAAAAAAVSVVHRSGGSGSGGAGGGSGGSSGNGGGGGGAGGGGGGSSGGGSGTAGGHSGLSSNFNEWYV; encoded by the exons ATGCTCCTGGACGCGGGGCCGCAGTTCCCGGCCATCGGGGTGGGCAGTTTCGCGCGCCACCATCACCACTCGGCCGCAGCGGCAGCTGCAGCGGCCGCCGAGATGCAGGACCGTGAGCTAAGCCTGGCGGCGGCGCAAAACGGCTTCGTGGACTCGGCGGCCGCGCACATGGGCGCCTTCAAGCTCAACCCGGGCGCGCATGAGCTGTCTCCAGGCCAGAGCTCGGCATTCACGTCGCAGGGCCCCGGTGCCTACCCGAGctccgctgccgccgccgctgccgccgccgcgcTCGGGCCCCACGCTGCGCACGTCGGCTCTTACTCCGGACCACCCTTCAACTCCACCCGGGACTTCCTGTTCCGCAGCCGCGGCTTCGGGGACTCTGCGCCAGGCGGCGGGCAGCATGGGCTGTTCGGGCCCGGAGCCGGCGGCCTTCACCACGCGCACTCGGACGCGCAGGGCCATCTCCTCTTCCCCGGCCTCCCGGAGCAGCACGGGCCGCACAGCTCGCAGAATGTGCTCAACGGGCAGATGCGCCTCGGACTGCCCGGAGAAGTGTTCGGGCGCTCGGAGCAGTACCGCCAGGTGGCCAGCCCGCGGACCGACCCCTACTCGGCGGCTCAGCTCCACAACCAGTACGGCCCCATGAATATGAACATGGGTATGAACATGGCAGCGGCCGcggcccaccaccaccaccatcaccatcaccctgGTGCCTTTTTCCGCTATATGCGGCAGCAGTGCATCAAGCAGGAACTCATCTGCAAGTGGATCGACCCCGAGCAGCTGAGCAACCCCAAGAAGAGCTGCAACAAAACTTTCAGCACCATGCACGAGCTGGTCACCCACGTCTCGGTGGAGCACGTTGGCGGCCCGGAGCAGAGCAATCACGTCTGCTTCTGGGAAGAGTGTCCGCGCGAGGGCAAGCCCTTCAAGGCCAAATACAAACTGGTCAACCACATCCGCGTGCACACAGGCGAGAAGCCTTTTCCCTGTCCCTTTCCGGGCTGCGGCAAGGTCTTCGCGCGCTCCGAGAACCTCAAGATCCACAAAAGGACCCACACAG GGGAAAAGCCCTTCCAGTGTGAGTTCGAGGGCTGCGACCGGCGCTTTGCCAACAGCAGTGACAGGAAGAAGCACATGCATGTTCACACTTCCGATAAGCCCTATCTCTGCAAGATGTGTGACAAGTCCTACACGCACCCCAGCTCTCTTCGGAAGCATATGAAG GTCCATGAGTCCTCCCCTCAGGGCTCTGAGTCCTCCCCAGCCGCAAGCTCCGGCTACGAGTCATCCACGCCCCCGGGGCTGGTGTCCCCCAGCGCCGAGCCCCAGAGCAGCTCCAACCTGtccccggcggcggcggcggcggcggcggcagcggcggcagcGGCCGCAGTGTCGGTGGTGCACCGGAGCGGAGGCTCGGGAAGCGGCGGCGCGGGAGGCGGCTCCGGCGGCAGTAGCGGCAAcggcgggggcggcggcggggcgggcggcgggggcggcggcaGCTCTGGAGGGGGCAGCGGGACAGCCGGAGGCCACAGTGGCCTCTCCTCCAACTTCAATGAATGGTACGTGTGA